Genomic window (Arcobacter aquimarinus):
AGCAATTTTAGCAGAATTAGAATGCGCTTTTGTTGGTGGCAAAAAAGCCATTGTAATTGGATATCCAATATTTAATATTTTTTCTTTTTGTGTAGTTGTACTTACATCATCTATTATTATTATAATTTTAGGTTTTTTATTTTTATCATGAATATAAGTATCTTTCGAAGTAATAATATTTTTATCATCAATTTTTTTAGGAACTTCTTTTTTTTCTGTTTTAATTTCTTCTTTTAACTTTTCTTCTTTTATTTCTTCAACTTTTTTTATTACTTTATCATTGTTTTCATCAATTTCTTTTTTAGATTTTGTTTTTTCAATATAATCTTTTTCTAGTTCTTTTGTATATTCTTCAAATTTATCATATTTACTTTCAGATTTAATAATATCATCAAAATAATCTTTAGGTTCTTTTTCTTTAAAGTCAGTAAATTCTTCAATATCTTTATAACTTTCTTCAAATTTTTTTGTAAATTCTTTTTTAGTTTCTGTTAATACAGTTGAAATTTCTTCTTTTTTAGTTTCTATAATTTTTTCTTTATTATTCATAATAAAATAACTAGCTAAGGAGATTAGAGAAGTAAAAAGTAATATTAAAAGAAAAATTTTTACTATATTTTTTTGAGTAAATTTTTTAATTCTTCTTTTTCTTGAGCGTTTTTTCTTTTGATTCATTAATTTATATTTCTATAAAGGAAGAGATTTATCTCCCTTTATATAGTTTTTAGTTAGTTTCTTGGTTAACGATTTTTTTAGCTGCAATCCATGGCATCATAGATCTTAAGTTTGCTCCAGTTTGCTCAATTAAAGAAGCTTTAGAGTTCTTTCTTTCAGCATTCATTCTTGGGTATCCAGCTTGACCTTCTAAGATGAAATCTTTTGCAAATCTACCATCTTGAATCTCTTTTAAAAGTTCTCTCATTGCTTGTTTAGACTCATCATTGATAACTCTTTTACCAGCAATATAATCACCATATTCAGCAGTATTTGAAATAGAGTATCTCATATCTGCAATACCACCTTCATACATTAAGTCAACGATTAATTTTAACTCATGTAAACATTCAAAGTATGCCATCATTGGATCATAACCAGCTTCAGTTAAAGTTTCAAATCCAGCTTGAACTAATGCAGTTGCTCCTCCACATAATACAGCTTGCTCACCAAAAAGGTCAGTTTCTGTTTCATCTTTGAAAGTAGTTTCAATAATTCCAGTTCTTCCTCCACCAATAGCTGAAGCATAAGATAATGCTAACTCTTTAGTGTTTCCTGTTGCATCTTGGTGAATTGCAATTAAATCAGGAATTCCTCCACCTTTTGTAAACTCTGATCTTACAGTGTGACCAGGAGCTTTTGGAGCAACCATCATAACATTGATATTTTTCTT
Coding sequences:
- the ilvC gene encoding ketol-acid reductoisomerase — encoded protein: MALNVYYDKDCNIELIKSKKVAMIGFGSQGHAHAENLRDSGVEVIVGLRKDGSSWAKAEAKGFKVLTVAEATAECDVIMILLPDENQADIYKNEIAPNLKDGATVAFGHGFNIHYGRITPKKNINVMMVAPKAPGHTVRSEFTKGGGIPDLIAIHQDATGNTKELALSYASAIGGGRTGIIETTFKDETETDLFGEQAVLCGGATALVQAGFETLTEAGYDPMMAYFECLHELKLIVDLMYEGGIADMRYSISNTAEYGDYIAGKRVINDESKQAMRELLKEIQDGRFAKDFILEGQAGYPRMNAERKNSKASLIEQTGANLRSMMPWIAAKKIVNQETN
- a CDS encoding divergent polysaccharide deacetylase family protein: MNNKEKIIETKKEEISTVLTETKKEFTKKFEESYKDIEEFTDFKEKEPKDYFDDIIKSESKYDKFEEYTKELEKDYIEKTKSKKEIDENNDKVIKKVEEIKEEKLKEEIKTEKKEVPKKIDDKNIITSKDTYIHDKNKKPKIIIIIDDVSTTTQKEKILNIGYPITMAFLPPTKAHSNSAKIALDLPFYMIHFPMQASSAFKGEEENTLKIYDSYEKIEQRVKQLRQWYPNAIYTNNHTGSVFTENEEAMDKLFRALKKHNFIFVDSRTTAKSVVKKYANKYNMPYIVRNTFLDNERDFKSVQTQLKKAIEIAKKQGYAIAIGHPYDVTFKVLKESKHLLKDVEPVFLNKLPYL